Proteins encoded by one window of Cannabis sativa cultivar Pink pepper isolate KNU-18-1 chromosome 4, ASM2916894v1, whole genome shotgun sequence:
- the LOC115713409 gene encoding secreted RxLR effector protein 161-like has product MEDAKPLPTPIVSGLKLSAHGHEPFDDPQLYRSIVGALQYLLITRPELSFSVNKVCQFMKTPLQSHWQAVKRILRYLSGTMDYGLHIHKSLSTELVAFYDADWALNPDGRCSTSGFVIFLGGNLITWQCKKQQTISRSSTEAEYRSLANVVLRQQVQVKHVPATDQLADGLTKSVSS; this is encoded by the exons ATGGAGGATGCTAAACCTCTTCCAACTCCAATAGTGAGTGGTTTAAAATTGTCTGCTCATGGTCATGAACCATTTGACGATCCTCAACTTTATAGGTCGATTGTGGGGGCCTTACAATACCTATTAATCACTCGACCTGAACTCTCTTTTAGTGTAAATAAGGTCTGTCAGTTCATGAAAACCCCCTTACAATCACATTGGCAAGCTGTCAAACGTATCCTTCGATACCTTAGTGGCACTATGGACTATGGCTTACACATTCACAAATCTCTCTCGACTGAGCTTGTTGCCTTTTatgatgctgattgggccttGAATCCCGATGGCAGGTGCTCTACCTCTGGTTTTGTTATCTTCTTAGGAGGCAACTTAATCACCTGGCAATGCAAGAAGCAACAAACCATAAGTCGTTCGAGTACTGAAGCTGAGTATCGAAGCTTAGCAAATGTG GTTCTTAGGCAGCAGGTGCAAGTGAAACATGTTCCTGCCACAGACCAGCTTGCAGATGGTCTTACCAAATCTGTTTCAAGCTAG
- the LOC115713410 gene encoding pollen receptor-like kinase 4: MGVRVGRLLRAQSPETFFFAIFFLTSWTIIASFSSLASGSPDAIDALMRFKNSLSNSKSLANWDPNKSTPCNGHRANWIGVLCFNGKVRGLQLENMGLKGVADVDLLVSLPHFKTLSFMNNTLAGPIPDLKRLSTLRSVYLSYNHFSGEIPDDVFVGMRFLKKVLLSNNEFQGKIPSSLATLPKLVVLRLDGNKFNGLIPNFTQTTLKTISLANNELEGLIPESLRKVDPNEFAGNKNLCGPPLGSCIDPSSSSTMDNVTLSPPHTSDIYKKNSHLLKFVLIILIIVLILVIFISAIIIACSNNRRRSPMLLDRTSSTMSISHCHRNSVVMRSLENNQMDTKLDAVAAAKANNGHATKRSSVVAGEGRLTFLKDTRERFDLPDLLKASAEILGSGTFGASYKATIHCDAMVVKRYRQMNSLGRDEFHEHMRRLGRLAHPNLLPLVAYYYRKEEKLLVYDFVENGSLAFHLHGNHRNSKQSALDWPTRLRIIKGTVKGLQYLYKTLPNLVVPHGHLKSSNVVLGENFEPLMTDYGLLPAINLDHAEYLMMAYKSPEYAKLRRITKKTDVWSLGILILEILTGKFPENYLTQRYDPEADLASWVNKMIKEKRTSQVFDEEMKGVKNSKAELLKLLKIGVSCCEEDLDMRMDLNEAFEKIEELNHHDCLDDDDHDNHNNAGDHHHLFSPIVVSGRKLSSDQEDSYISRAM; this comes from the exons ATGGGTGTGCGCGTGGGCAGGCTTCTGCGCGCACAATCCCCAGAAACATTCTTCTTTGCCATCTTCTTCCTCACATCATGGACAATCATCGCCTCATTTTCATCGTTGGCCTCCGGTTCCCCGGACGCCATTGACGCCTTAATGCGGTTCAAGAACTCCTTATCCAACAGCAAATCTTTGGCCAATTGGGACCCAAACAAGAGCACACCATGCAACGGTCATAGGGCAAATTGGATAGGCGTCCTTTGCTTCAATGGAAAAGTTCGCGGGCTTCAGCTCGAGAACATGGGGCTTAAAGGGGTGGCGGACGTAGATTTGCTGGTGTCGTTGCCTCATTTTAAGACCCTGAGCTTCATGAACAACACGCTGGCCGGGCCAATCCCTGACTTGAAGCGGCTCAGCACTCTAAGGTCGGTTTACTTGTCTTACAATCATTTTTCTGGTGAGATACCAGATGATGTATTCGTTGGTATGAGGTTTCTCAAGAAGGTTTTGCTGTCCAACAATGAGTTTCAAGGGAAGATCCCTTCGTCCCTTGCCACTTTACCTAAACTTGTTGTGTTGAGGCTTGATGGCAACAAGTTTAATGGCCTGATTCCAAATTTTACTCAGACTACCTTAAAGACAATTAGTTTGGCCAATAATGAATTGGAAGGTCTTATTCCCGAAAGCCTTAGAAAGGTTGATCCAAATGAATTTGcag GTAATAAAAATCTCTGTGGACCTCCTCTAGGCTCATGCATAGACCCATCATCATCATCGACCATGGATAACGTCACTTTGTCACCTCCTCACACTAGTGATATCTACAAAAAGAATTCACACCTTCTAAAATTCGTGCTAATTATACTCATCATAGTCCTCATATTGGTAATTTTTATTTCGGCTATCATCATAGCTTGCTCCAATAATCGAAGAAGATCACCAATGTTACTAGATAGGACTAGCTCAACGATGAGCATATCTCATTGTCACCGCAACTCAGTTGTTATGAGATCACTAGAAAACAACCAAATGGATACAAAACTGGACGCTGTAGCGGCGGCCAAAGCGAATAATGGCCACGCCACCAAGAGATCATCGGTAGTGGCCGGAGAAGGGAGATTGACGTTTTTGAAGGATACCAGGGAAAGATTCGATTTGCCTGATTTGCTAAAAGCGTCGGCTGAGATATTGGGGAGCGGTACTTTTGGTGCTTCGTACAAGGCAACCATTCATTGTGATGCCATGGTTGTGAAAAGGTATAGGCAAATGAACAGTTTAGGAAGAGATGAGTTTCATGAGCACATGAGGAGGCTAGGGAGATTGGCCCATCCAAACTTGCTTCCTCTTGTGGCTTATTACTATAGAAAAGAAGAGAAGCTCTTGGTTTATGACTTTGTGGAGAATGGGAGCTTGgcttttcatcttcatg GAAATCATCGTAATTCAAAGCAATCAGCGCTGGATTGGCCAACGAGGCTTAGAATCATAAAAGGCACAGTCAAAGGCTTGCAATACCTCTACAAAACCCTACCAAACCTGGTGGTACCTCATGGCCATCTTAAGTCCTCCAACGTGGTCTTAGGTGAGAACTTCGAGCCCTTAATGACAGACTACGGCCTACTCCCGGCCATAAACTTAGACCACGCGGAGTACCTCATGATGGCTTACAAGTCCCCGGAGTACGCCAAGCTGCGGCGCATCACCAAGAAGACCGACGTGTGGAGTCTAGGAATACTAATACTCGAAATACTAACGGGAAAGTTCCCGGAGAACTACCTAACGCAGCGATACGACCCCGAGGCTGACCTCGCGAGTTGGGTGAACAAGATGATCAAGGAGAAGAGGACGAGCCAAGTTTTTGATGAGGAGATGAAAGGTGTCAAGAACAGTAAGGCTGAGCTTCTAAAGCTTTTGAAGATTGGTGTGAGTTGTTGTGAGGAGGATTTGGACATGAGAATGGATTTGAATGAGGCTTTTGAGAAGATTGAGGAACTCAATCATCATGATTgtcttgatgatgatgatcatgatAATCATAATAATGCAGGAGATCATCATCATCTGTTTTCTCCCATTGTTGTTAGTGGAAGAAAATTGTCATCAGATCAAGAAGATAGTTACATTTCCAGAGCTATGTAA